The Rhizobium sp. WSM4643 genome contains the following window.
TCGAGATCGAAGATTGTCCGTCGCATGAGATAATCCCATTTTTCAGGATCATTAATCCATAAAATTCTGATTTTCAGCATCATCGTGCCGTGCGATGCTTCTGCTGTCAAGGCCGACGGACGGCCTGAATCATGGAGATCCCGATGCCCTTCGTTCGCATTTCCCTTCGCAAAGGCAAGTCGGCGGACTACCTCGCGGCGCTGGCCGACAACATTCAGCGCGCCCTGGTCGAGACCTTCGACGTGCCCGAAAACGACCGTTTCCAGACCATCCACCAGCATGACGAGAACGAACTGATCTTCGATCGCAGCTATCTCGCCGGCCCGCGCTCCGACGATTTCGTCTACATCTCGATCACGATCGGCAGGCCTCGCACCGGCGAGATGAAGGCAGCACTCTATCGGCGGCTTGCCGATCTCCTGGCGCAATCGCCGGGCCTCCGGCCCGAGGACGTGATGATCGTCATCAGCACCAGCGCACCGGAAGACTGGTCCTTCGGTAATGGTATTGCCCAGATGACCGACCCAGACTGGCGGCTTCGTCTGGCTGGAGCCCGGCAATGAGCGCTTCGAACCCGA
Protein-coding sequences here:
- a CDS encoding tautomerase family protein; the encoded protein is MPFVRISLRKGKSADYLAALADNIQRALVETFDVPENDRFQTIHQHDENELIFDRSYLAGPRSDDFVYISITIGRPRTGEMKAALYRRLADLLAQSPGLRPEDVMIVISTSAPEDWSFGNGIAQMTDPDWRLRLAGARQ